From a region of the Thermus caldilimi genome:
- a CDS encoding CPBP family intramembrane glutamic endopeptidase — MVPSPLGFLLALQGGLLLLGASGMLLLGLPFGQAGPKELFYALGLFLALAALEEAFRHLFPASFREAESLHRALGEALRRAGVGPAILLLLALLSGVAEEVFFRGLLQSLLMAWLGPSGLFFQALVFALLHPAPRRALAYPVYTGLAGLLFGLTYLLTGSLLPSILAHFLHNARGFYEISRS, encoded by the coding sequence TTGGTTCCCTCACCCCTGGGCTTCCTCCTGGCCCTCCAAGGAGGGCTACTCCTCCTTGGGGCTTCGGGCATGCTCCTCTTGGGCCTTCCCTTTGGCCAGGCGGGCCCCAAGGAGCTTTTCTATGCCCTGGGCCTCTTCCTGGCCTTGGCCGCTTTGGAGGAAGCCTTCCGACACCTTTTCCCCGCTTCCTTCCGGGAGGCGGAAAGCCTCCACCGGGCCTTGGGAGAGGCCCTGCGCCGGGCCGGGGTAGGACCTGCAATCCTCCTTCTCCTCGCCCTCCTTTCGGGGGTGGCGGAGGAGGTCTTCTTCCGAGGGCTTCTGCAAAGCCTCCTCATGGCCTGGCTGGGGCCCTCGGGGCTCTTCTTTCAGGCCCTGGTCTTCGCCCTTCTTCACCCCGCCCCCAGGCGGGCCCTTGCCTACCCGGTATACACCGGGCTTGCCGGGCTCCTTTTCGGGCTCACCTACCTTCTCACCGGAAGCCTTCTTCCCAGCATCCTGGCCCACTTCCTCCACAACGCCCGGGGGTTCTACGAGATCTCAAGAAGCTAG
- a CDS encoding regulatory protein RecX: MGMEKAEALAYALRLLSQRAMSRARLREKLLGRFPEGEVEGALARLEELGYLDDRAFAETFVASRRKYGPHKLRFLLKAQGVPEEVVEEVLAAYGEEESLEAALNVLRRYPRRQDKAKAVRFLQGRGFPLSVALEAYRLVKEEESG; the protein is encoded by the coding sequence ATGGGTATGGAAAAGGCTGAGGCCCTGGCCTATGCCTTAAGGCTCCTTTCCCAAAGGGCCATGAGCCGGGCCCGCCTGCGGGAGAAGCTTCTCGGCCGCTTTCCCGAAGGGGAGGTGGAGGGAGCCCTGGCCCGCCTCGAGGAGCTGGGTTATCTGGACGACCGGGCCTTTGCGGAAACCTTCGTGGCCAGCAGGCGGAAGTACGGCCCCCATAAGCTCCGGTTTCTCCTGAAAGCCCAGGGGGTTCCGGAGGAGGTGGTGGAGGAAGTCCTTGCCGCCTATGGGGAGGAGGAGAGCCTGGAGGCCGCGCTCAACGTCCTCCGCCGCTACCCCCGCCGCCAGGACAAGGCCAAGGCGGTGCGCTTCCTTCAGGGCCGGGGTTTTCCCCTTTCCGTGGCGCTAGAGGCCTACCGGCTTGTCAAGGAGGAGGAAAGCGGGTAA
- a CDS encoding stage V sporulation protein S, producing the protein METLRVSSKSRPNSVAGAIAALLRTKGEVEVQAIGPQAVNQAVKAIAIARGYIAPDNLDLVVKPAFVKLDLENEERTALKFSIKAHPLES; encoded by the coding sequence GTGGAAACGTTGCGCGTGTCTTCCAAGTCCCGCCCCAACTCCGTGGCCGGCGCCATCGCGGCGCTCTTGCGCACCAAGGGGGAGGTGGAGGTGCAGGCCATCGGGCCCCAGGCGGTGAACCAGGCGGTGAAGGCCATCGCCATCGCCCGGGGGTACATCGCCCCCGACAACCTGGACCTGGTGGTCAAGCCGGCCTTCGTCAAGCTGGACCTGGAGAACGAGGAGCGGACCGCCCTTAAGTTCAGCATCAAGGCCCATCCCCTGGAGTCTTGA
- a CDS encoding SpoVR family protein has product MRKELRRWAEILRERALAEGLSFPPVLFEEVGPEEMAMLAAYGGFPRRYSHWRFGSEYLRYRETYRYGLGRIYELVANTYPVHAYLLKGNTLLAQKLVMAHVYAHADFFHNNLAFKPIPKDMEAEMAHHAAFVEKAMERHGARSVEEFLDLALSLENLIDPHALYIQRQAGEDKEERPPDRLQVRPYLDPYVNPPPAPPKEAEEGASPIPLPPRPTRDILGFLARHAPLAPWQKGILEIIREESLYYVPQAATKILNEGWATYWHTRLLLPLLSPEEALEFAELQAGLLAPHGFNPYRLGYLLLKEVEERWDKGRFGPEYEALPLGERLTYERPTGLGLKQLFQVRTVHTDLSFLDSFLTPEFALRQRLLNPEDLPRFAEAKKALLFRLTNGGYPIVELVDANYGNRGELLLEHAYEGVELDLKKTQAVLENLYRLWGRPVHLKTVVGEKETLLSAGS; this is encoded by the coding sequence ATGCGCAAGGAGCTAAGGCGCTGGGCCGAGATCCTGCGGGAAAGAGCCCTGGCGGAAGGGCTTTCCTTTCCCCCGGTGCTCTTTGAGGAGGTGGGCCCGGAGGAGATGGCCATGCTGGCCGCCTACGGGGGCTTTCCCCGGCGCTATTCCCACTGGCGCTTCGGTAGTGAGTACCTGCGCTACCGGGAAACCTACCGCTATGGCCTCGGGCGCATCTACGAGCTGGTGGCCAACACCTACCCCGTGCACGCTTACCTCCTTAAGGGCAACACCCTTCTCGCCCAGAAGCTGGTCATGGCCCACGTCTACGCCCACGCCGACTTCTTTCACAACAACCTGGCCTTCAAACCCATCCCCAAGGACATGGAAGCGGAGATGGCCCACCATGCGGCCTTCGTGGAAAAGGCCATGGAGCGGCATGGGGCGAGAAGCGTGGAGGAGTTTCTGGACCTGGCCCTTTCCCTGGAAAACCTCATCGATCCCCACGCCCTCTACATCCAAAGGCAGGCGGGGGAGGATAAGGAGGAAAGACCCCCTGACCGCCTCCAGGTGCGCCCCTACCTGGATCCCTACGTGAACCCTCCTCCAGCGCCTCCCAAGGAAGCCGAGGAGGGGGCAAGCCCCATCCCCCTCCCCCCCAGGCCCACCCGGGACATCCTGGGCTTTCTGGCCCGGCACGCCCCCTTGGCCCCCTGGCAGAAGGGCATTCTGGAGATCATCCGGGAGGAGAGCCTGTACTACGTTCCCCAAGCCGCCACCAAGATCCTCAACGAGGGCTGGGCCACCTACTGGCACACCCGCCTCCTCCTCCCCCTTCTCTCCCCGGAAGAAGCCCTGGAGTTCGCCGAGCTCCAGGCAGGGCTTCTCGCCCCACACGGCTTTAACCCTTACCGCCTGGGCTACCTGCTCCTCAAGGAGGTGGAGGAACGCTGGGATAAGGGGCGGTTCGGCCCGGAGTACGAGGCTCTGCCCCTAGGGGAGCGGCTCACCTACGAGAGGCCCACCGGCCTAGGGCTCAAGCAGCTTTTCCAGGTGCGCACCGTCCACACGGACCTGAGCTTCCTGGATAGTTTCCTGACCCCCGAGTTCGCCCTCAGGCAAAGGCTCCTCAACCCCGAGGACCTTCCCCGCTTCGCCGAGGCCAAGAAGGCCCTCCTCTTCCGCCTCACCAACGGGGGCTACCCCATCGTGGAGCTGGTGGACGCCAACTATGGGAACCGAGGAGAGCTTCTTCTGGAACACGCCTACGAGGGCGTGGAGCTGGACCTGAAAAAGACCCAGGCGGTGCTGGAGAACCTCTACCGCCTGTGGGGCCGGCCGGTGCACCTGAAGACGGTGGTGGGGGAGAAGGAAACCCTGCTTTCCGCGGGAAGCTAG
- a CDS encoding Lrp/AsnC family transcriptional regulator, with protein MITAFVLIRARGDRIAALGEAIAELPQVAEVYSVTGPFDLVALLRLKDLEELDDAVTQGILALEGVERTETLLAFRAYPKKLLDQGFALGGE; from the coding sequence GTGATCACCGCCTTCGTACTCATCCGTGCCCGCGGGGACCGGATCGCCGCCTTGGGCGAGGCCATCGCCGAACTCCCCCAGGTGGCCGAGGTCTACTCGGTTACGGGCCCCTTCGACCTGGTGGCCCTTTTGCGCCTGAAGGACCTCGAGGAACTGGACGATGCCGTCACCCAGGGGATCCTGGCCCTGGAAGGGGTGGAGCGCACGGAAACCCTCCTGGCCTTCCGCGCTTACCCCAAGAAGCTCCTGGACCAGGGCTTCGCCCTGGGCGGGGAGTAG
- a CDS encoding DUF444 family protein: MRPIERDLLRFKEIVRGEVKKRAREFLTREELFGQVEGRLVSIPLPQLELPKIVYGEPLGEDLGLGGPGTESLGPAGHVPVAELELEEFLDLVGEALRLPRLRPKGEGEVTEEAFRYTTIARKGPRGLRHVRRTLKESLRRALITGEYRPDEPLLVPEREDLRYKAPRSKPRPHAQAVVLFALDVSGSMREEELRLVKTLSFWITLWIRRHFPRLERRYLLHDAEAWEVTEEEFFRAREGGGTRLSSALLLAEEILKPYPEAFYNRYLYHFSDGENWQGDTPVALEALRRLLPTLALYGYAQVQGPYGQGRFLEDLKEALGKEEGLATTEVRGKEDLPLALKRLLGG, from the coding sequence ATGAGGCCCATTGAGCGCGACCTTCTGCGCTTTAAGGAGATCGTTCGCGGGGAGGTGAAAAAACGGGCCCGGGAGTTTTTAACCCGGGAGGAGCTCTTCGGCCAGGTGGAAGGCCGCCTGGTCTCCATCCCCCTGCCCCAGCTGGAGCTTCCCAAGATCGTCTACGGGGAGCCCCTGGGGGAAGACCTGGGCCTTGGGGGTCCGGGGACGGAAAGCCTGGGCCCTGCGGGCCACGTGCCCGTGGCCGAGCTGGAGCTGGAGGAGTTCTTGGATCTGGTGGGCGAGGCCCTGCGGCTTCCCCGGCTCAGGCCCAAGGGGGAAGGGGAGGTTACGGAGGAGGCCTTCCGCTACACCACCATCGCCCGCAAGGGGCCGAGGGGCCTGCGCCACGTGCGCCGGACCCTTAAGGAAAGCCTCAGGCGGGCCCTCATCACCGGGGAGTACCGTCCGGATGAGCCCCTTTTGGTCCCCGAGCGGGAGGACCTCCGTTACAAGGCCCCGAGGAGCAAGCCCAGGCCCCACGCCCAGGCGGTGGTCCTCTTCGCCCTGGACGTTTCCGGAAGCATGCGGGAGGAGGAGCTTAGGCTGGTGAAGACCCTCTCCTTCTGGATCACCCTCTGGATCCGGCGCCACTTCCCCCGCCTGGAACGGCGCTACCTCCTCCACGACGCCGAGGCCTGGGAGGTAACGGAGGAGGAGTTCTTCCGGGCCCGGGAAGGCGGGGGTACCCGGCTTTCCAGCGCCCTCCTCCTGGCGGAGGAGATCCTGAAGCCCTACCCGGAGGCCTTTTACAACCGCTACCTCTACCACTTCTCCGACGGGGAGAACTGGCAGGGGGACACCCCCGTGGCCCTCGAGGCCCTAAGACGCCTCCTCCCCACCCTGGCCCTCTACGGCTACGCCCAGGTGCAGGGGCCCTACGGCCAGGGGCGGTTTCTGGAGGACCTGAAGGAAGCCCTGGGCAAGGAGGAAGGGCTGGCCACCACCGAGGTACGGGGCAAAGAGGATCTGCCCTTGGCCCTTAAGAGGCTTTTGGGAGGTTAA
- a CDS encoding metallophosphoesterase: MRVFAIADPHLSRLHPKPMTIFGPNWQGHPEAFFRGWREVVAEGDLVIVPGDISWAMRLSEALPDLLDLAALPGKKVLLKGNHDYWWPSITRLRAVLPEGMYALQNDALVLDGVAVAGSRGWQYPPAAPEDERIFAREVERLKLSLQDLKGKPYRHLVVAFHFPPFGPKGEATSLLELAAEAKPQAIVYGHLHGADPEKLPKEYQGIPLHLVAADALAFRPKLILEVG, translated from the coding sequence ATGCGGGTCTTCGCCATCGCCGACCCCCACCTCTCCCGCCTGCACCCCAAGCCCATGACCATCTTCGGTCCCAACTGGCAGGGCCACCCGGAGGCCTTCTTCCGGGGCTGGCGGGAGGTGGTGGCGGAGGGGGACCTGGTAATCGTCCCCGGGGACATCTCCTGGGCCATGCGCCTCTCGGAGGCCCTGCCGGACCTTTTGGACCTGGCCGCCTTGCCCGGCAAAAAAGTGCTCCTGAAGGGGAACCACGACTACTGGTGGCCTTCCATAACCCGCCTGAGGGCCGTTTTGCCCGAGGGCATGTACGCCCTGCAAAACGATGCCCTGGTCCTAGACGGGGTGGCGGTGGCGGGAAGTAGGGGCTGGCAGTACCCCCCCGCCGCCCCGGAGGACGAACGGATCTTCGCCCGGGAGGTGGAGCGGCTCAAGCTCTCCCTACAGGACCTCAAGGGCAAACCCTACCGCCACCTGGTGGTGGCCTTCCACTTCCCCCCCTTCGGCCCCAAGGGGGAGGCCACCTCCCTTTTGGAGCTGGCCGCGGAGGCCAAGCCCCAGGCCATCGTCTACGGCCACCTGCACGGGGCCGACCCGGAAAAGCTTCCCAAGGAGTACCAGGGCATCCCCCTCCACTTGGTGGCCGCCGACGCCCTGGCCTTCCGGCCCAAGCTGATCCTGGAGGTAGGATAA
- a CDS encoding type II toxin-antitoxin system RatA family toxin: MPEVRAERWIKAPAEKVYALAKDLEGLKPYLKEVESLKVLSQEGNRTRSEWVAVAMGKKVRWLEEEEWDDQNLRNRFYSPEGDFDRYEGTWVFLPEGEGTRVVLSLTYELTIPIFGGLLQKLVQKLMQENIESLLKGLEERVLAS; the protein is encoded by the coding sequence ATGCCCGAGGTGCGCGCGGAACGCTGGATCAAGGCGCCAGCGGAAAAGGTGTATGCCCTGGCCAAGGACCTGGAGGGCTTGAAGCCCTACCTCAAGGAGGTGGAAAGCCTCAAGGTGCTCTCCCAGGAGGGCAACCGCACCCGAAGCGAATGGGTGGCGGTGGCCATGGGCAAGAAGGTGCGTTGGCTGGAGGAGGAGGAGTGGGACGACCAGAACCTGAGGAACCGCTTCTACTCCCCGGAAGGGGATTTTGACCGGTACGAGGGCACCTGGGTCTTCCTGCCGGAGGGGGAGGGGACCCGGGTGGTCCTGAGCCTGACCTATGAGCTCACCATCCCCATCTTCGGGGGGCTTTTGCAGAAGCTGGTGCAAAAGCTCATGCAGGAGAACATAGAAAGCCTTCTTAAGGGCCTGGAGGAACGGGTTCTGGCTTCCTAG
- a CDS encoding transcription antitermination factor NusB — MRPESPRALAVRILLEVERGGRAQLLLDRTLDRLPWSERDKAYATHLVYGVLRRLKYLDFLLEPHLRKPERLPPQVRWILRLGAWEWLSGKADHARVSPWVEEAKKASPRLAGLVNAVLRRLSLREAPECVRLSLPGWLCQAWQEFFGQVAFAEGFNEPAPLFVTAYRPVEGLRPGPLPDSYVWEGPKTDFSALGLQPQNPASLFAAQLLEPKSGERVLDLCGGAGLKAFYLAAKGAEVVSYDLNPRRQEAGEKTARKLGLRVAYRTQDLTEPLSEKAKKVLLDAPCTGTGTFRSHPELRYRLAPEDPRRMAELQLKLLETAARATEEGGVLVYSVCTLTEEEGEGVARAFLAQHPEFEPEPIACPFPVLRSGLGIYVAPEGGLDGFYYLRLRKVNSRS; from the coding sequence TTGAGGCCGGAAAGCCCCAGGGCCCTGGCCGTTCGCATCCTCCTCGAGGTGGAGCGGGGTGGCCGGGCCCAATTGCTTCTGGACCGGACTTTAGACCGTCTGCCCTGGTCCGAGCGGGACAAGGCCTACGCCACCCACCTGGTGTACGGGGTCCTGCGCCGCCTGAAGTACTTGGACTTTCTCTTGGAGCCCCACCTCAGGAAGCCGGAGAGGCTTCCTCCCCAGGTGCGCTGGATCCTGCGCCTGGGGGCCTGGGAGTGGCTGTCTGGCAAGGCGGACCATGCCCGGGTGAGCCCCTGGGTGGAGGAGGCCAAGAAGGCCTCTCCTCGCCTTGCCGGCCTGGTCAACGCCGTGCTCCGTCGTTTAAGCCTGCGGGAGGCCCCGGAGTGCGTACGCCTCAGCCTGCCCGGCTGGCTTTGCCAAGCCTGGCAAGAATTCTTCGGCCAGGTGGCCTTCGCCGAAGGGTTCAACGAGCCCGCTCCCCTCTTCGTCACCGCGTACCGCCCCGTGGAGGGGTTGAGGCCGGGGCCCCTTCCGGACAGCTACGTCTGGGAAGGTCCCAAGACCGATTTCTCCGCCTTGGGCCTGCAGCCGCAAAACCCGGCCTCCCTGTTCGCTGCGCAGCTTTTGGAGCCCAAGTCGGGGGAAAGGGTGCTGGACCTGTGCGGGGGTGCGGGGCTTAAGGCCTTTTACCTGGCCGCCAAGGGGGCGGAGGTGGTTTCCTACGACCTTAACCCCAGGCGCCAGGAGGCGGGGGAGAAAACGGCGAGGAAGCTGGGCCTGAGGGTGGCCTACCGCACCCAGGACCTGACGGAACCCCTTTCCGAGAAGGCCAAAAAGGTTCTTCTGGACGCCCCTTGCACCGGAACCGGCACTTTCCGGAGCCATCCCGAGCTCCGCTACCGCTTAGCTCCAGAAGACCCGAGGCGCATGGCGGAGCTGCAGCTTAAGCTTCTGGAGACCGCCGCCCGGGCCACGGAGGAGGGAGGGGTGCTGGTCTATAGCGTCTGCACCCTGACGGAGGAGGAGGGGGAAGGGGTGGCCCGGGCCTTTCTTGCCCAGCACCCGGAGTTTGAGCCGGAGCCCATAGCCTGCCCCTTCCCCGTACTGCGGTCGGGCCTGGGTATCTATGTGGCCCCGGAGGGAGGCTTGGATGGGTTTTATTACCTGCGCCTGCGGAAGGTAAACTCTAGATCATGA
- a CDS encoding serine/threonine protein kinase, giving the protein MNELERIRRRQDLEAYRALSWEGSFADYLGLLKKDPRPLRTSFQRVHDMILSYGVEEYTLFREKLLHYRFFEDPFEGGKDAIFGLDKPLMRLVATLKAAAHRLGPERRILLLHGPVGSAKSTIARLLKKGLEAYSRTEEGKLFTFYWKTKEGPLPCPMHEEPLLLLPKEIRNEFLEELKHLHPEYPYPLELEGDLCPVCRFQMREALARHGGDLAKVLEEEIVVRRLVLSEKDRIGIGTFQPKDEKNQDSTELTGDINYRKVAIYGSDSDPRAFNFDGELNIANRGLVEFIEILKLDVAFLYDLLTASQEHKIKSKKFAQTDIDEIILGHSVSGNTPILYRYRGIPGWTTLQGLWERFSHDPTGLEVLAHDFSSGKTRWTPVRSIFRHRFTGEMLSTSQKWGVVETTPNHSLYDRDGRTFYPVERREIAAVRRIDVDLALKDEGALVDVVEGVDGFIREDVRAAVGSGLLTRPARPGWARLALPRHATEIRAVYHPVQDESALKDLLTVLLWYATEGHVNGKNGGVVISHGDRNELERVRRAYARITTAHGYIDAGAKTDSAWRLYLGSQAIAVLARHHCGEHATSKRLPDFLFRLPRPLLEHAFDELMRTDGSRKLSAELDRTASADYRSRFFEFKTISPMLAAQVGTLATLLGYDYSVYRQERPGRLPAYRIRFVSGDGKRGGRHRRFQARVHSRKAFAEWVYDIECEGLHNFVCGVGNVVCHNTNEPEYRKLQANEYMEALRDRTIKIDVPYILRVSDEVKIYQRDFSKVRAKHIAPHTLEMAATWAVLTRLEPPKRAGLTLMQKLKLYDGKLLPGWTEEAVRELMAEAKREGLEGISPRYIQDKISNVLVTSEEPCINPFMVMNELEEGLKHHSLISDEKTRERYKALLQEVKAEYAEIVKNEVQRAIAADEEALNRLFHNYIDHVKAYVLGEKVKNPYTGAPEPPNERLMRSIEERIEIPESRKDDFRREIMNYIGALALEGRQFTYKDNERLRRALELKLFDDQKDTIRLSALVSGVVDPETQAKIDVVKARLIRDHGYCEHCASGVLEFAASIFARGER; this is encoded by the coding sequence ATGAACGAACTGGAGCGCATCCGTCGCCGTCAAGACCTCGAGGCCTACCGGGCCCTGAGCTGGGAAGGCTCCTTCGCCGACTATCTAGGCCTTCTCAAGAAGGACCCCAGGCCCTTGAGGACCAGCTTCCAGCGGGTCCACGACATGATCCTCTCCTACGGGGTGGAGGAGTATACCCTCTTCAGGGAAAAGCTTCTCCATTACCGCTTCTTCGAGGACCCCTTCGAAGGGGGAAAGGACGCCATCTTCGGCCTAGACAAGCCCCTCATGCGCCTGGTGGCCACCTTAAAGGCTGCCGCCCACCGCCTGGGGCCGGAACGGCGGATCCTCCTCCTCCACGGTCCCGTGGGCTCGGCCAAGAGCACCATCGCCCGGCTTCTCAAGAAGGGCCTCGAGGCCTACAGCCGCACGGAGGAGGGAAAGCTCTTCACCTTCTATTGGAAGACCAAGGAAGGCCCCCTTCCCTGCCCCATGCACGAGGAGCCTCTCCTCCTCCTGCCCAAGGAGATCCGAAACGAGTTTCTCGAGGAGCTTAAGCACCTCCATCCCGAGTACCCTTACCCCCTCGAGCTGGAGGGGGATCTCTGCCCGGTATGCCGCTTCCAGATGCGGGAGGCCTTGGCCCGCCACGGTGGGGATCTAGCCAAGGTGCTGGAGGAGGAGATCGTGGTGCGACGCCTGGTCCTTTCGGAAAAGGACCGTATCGGCATCGGCACCTTCCAGCCCAAGGACGAGAAGAACCAGGACTCCACCGAGCTCACCGGGGACATCAACTACCGCAAGGTGGCCATCTACGGCTCCGACTCCGACCCCAGGGCCTTTAACTTCGACGGGGAGCTCAACATCGCCAACCGCGGCCTGGTGGAGTTTATCGAGATCCTCAAGCTGGACGTGGCCTTCCTCTACGACCTCCTCACCGCCAGCCAGGAGCACAAGATCAAGTCCAAGAAGTTCGCCCAGACGGACATCGACGAGATCATCCTGGGGCATAGCGTCTCCGGAAACACACCAATCCTGTACCGCTACCGGGGCATCCCCGGGTGGACGACGCTCCAAGGCCTTTGGGAAAGGTTCAGCCACGACCCCACGGGACTCGAAGTGCTCGCACACGACTTCTCGTCCGGCAAGACGCGCTGGACCCCTGTGCGCTCGATCTTCCGGCACCGGTTTACGGGCGAGATGCTCAGCACCTCCCAGAAGTGGGGCGTGGTGGAAACGACCCCCAACCACTCCCTCTACGACCGCGACGGACGGACTTTTTACCCGGTGGAGCGGCGCGAGATCGCGGCGGTGCGCCGGATCGATGTGGATCTCGCCTTAAAGGACGAAGGGGCACTTGTGGATGTCGTGGAAGGTGTTGACGGCTTCATCCGCGAAGACGTTCGTGCAGCGGTGGGAAGCGGACTCCTGACGCGCCCCGCCCGTCCCGGGTGGGCAAGGCTCGCCCTCCCACGGCACGCAACAGAGATCCGAGCGGTTTACCACCCGGTTCAGGACGAGAGCGCCCTCAAGGACCTCCTCACCGTCCTCCTCTGGTACGCCACCGAGGGCCACGTGAACGGCAAAAACGGCGGCGTCGTGATTAGCCATGGGGACCGGAACGAGTTGGAACGGGTCCGTAGGGCTTACGCCCGCATCACCACCGCACACGGCTACATCGATGCCGGCGCCAAGACCGATTCGGCATGGCGACTCTACCTTGGTTCACAGGCTATCGCCGTGCTTGCGCGCCACCACTGTGGTGAACACGCAACCTCGAAGAGGCTCCCAGACTTCCTCTTTCGGTTGCCAAGGCCGCTTCTCGAACACGCCTTTGACGAACTGATGCGCACCGACGGTTCCCGTAAGCTCTCCGCAGAGCTCGACCGGACCGCATCGGCCGATTACCGTTCCCGCTTCTTTGAGTTCAAGACCATCTCGCCCATGCTGGCCGCCCAGGTCGGCACCTTGGCGACATTACTTGGTTACGACTATAGTGTCTACCGACAGGAGCGACCCGGTCGGCTTCCGGCCTACCGGATCCGGTTCGTTTCAGGGGATGGAAAGCGAGGGGGCCGCCACCGCCGCTTCCAGGCCCGAGTGCACTCCCGAAAGGCATTTGCGGAGTGGGTCTACGACATCGAATGCGAGGGCCTCCACAACTTTGTCTGCGGCGTCGGAAACGTTGTCTGCCACAACACCAACGAGCCTGAATACCGTAAGCTCCAAGCCAACGAGTACATGGAGGCCCTCCGGGACCGCACCATCAAGATCGACGTCCCCTACATCCTTCGGGTTTCCGACGAGGTGAAAATCTACCAGCGGGACTTCAGCAAGGTCAGAGCCAAGCACATCGCCCCCCACACCCTGGAGATGGCCGCCACCTGGGCGGTGCTCACCCGGCTGGAGCCCCCCAAGCGGGCGGGGCTCACCCTCATGCAGAAACTCAAGCTCTACGACGGCAAGCTCCTTCCCGGCTGGACGGAGGAGGCGGTGCGGGAGCTCATGGCCGAGGCCAAGCGGGAGGGCCTCGAGGGCATCAGCCCCCGCTACATCCAGGACAAGATCTCCAACGTCCTGGTCACCTCGGAGGAACCCTGCATCAACCCCTTCATGGTGATGAATGAGCTGGAAGAAGGCCTCAAGCACCACTCCCTGATCTCCGACGAGAAGACCCGGGAACGCTACAAGGCCCTTCTGCAGGAGGTCAAGGCCGAGTACGCGGAAATCGTGAAGAACGAGGTGCAGAGGGCCATCGCCGCCGACGAGGAGGCCCTAAACCGCCTCTTCCACAACTACATCGACCACGTAAAGGCCTACGTCCTGGGGGAAAAGGTGAAAAACCCCTATACCGGTGCCCCCGAGCCCCCCAACGAAAGGCTCATGCGCTCCATAGAGGAACGCATCGAGATCCCCGAGTCCCGCAAGGACGACTTCCGCCGGGAGATCATGAACTATATCGGCGCCCTGGCCCTGGAGGGGAGGCAGTTCACCTACAAGGACAACGAAAGGCTCCGCCGGGCCCTGGAGCTCAAGCTCTTCGACGACCAGAAGGACACCATCCGCCTCTCCGCCCTGGTCTCGGGGGTGGTGGACCCGGAAACCCAGGCCAAGATCGACGTGGTCAAGGCCCGCCTCATCCGCGACCATGGCTACTGCGAGCACTGCGCCAGCGGGGTTTTGGAGTTCGCCGCCTCCATCTTCGCCCGGGGTGAGCGATGA
- the proC gene encoding pyrroline-5-carboxylate reductase, with translation MKLVFVGLGKMGKSILKGALDRGFLRPGEVGVVGRTPERTRELAEAFGLRPLALKELAQAERVLLAVQPRDFPHLAPEIAHPGVGYISIMAGVSTAVLSRRLDTRRVVRAMPNLAAVIGESSTALTALREAREAGDLDFARTLFATVGDVYEIPEHLFDPFTAMSASAPAYLAVVAEALADAGVKMGMPRALALRLAAEALAATGELLKSRHPAQLKDEVASPGGTTIHGLHALEARSLRAAFYEAVEAATRRGHELGEAE, from the coding sequence ATGAAGCTGGTGTTCGTGGGCCTGGGCAAGATGGGGAAAAGCATCCTGAAGGGGGCCTTGGACCGGGGCTTCCTCAGGCCCGGGGAGGTGGGGGTGGTGGGCCGTACCCCGGAGCGTACCCGGGAGCTGGCCGAGGCCTTTGGCCTTCGTCCTCTGGCCCTTAAGGAACTCGCCCAGGCGGAGAGGGTGCTTTTGGCGGTCCAGCCCCGGGATTTTCCCCATCTGGCCCCGGAGATCGCCCACCCCGGGGTGGGGTACATCTCCATCATGGCCGGGGTATCCACGGCGGTCCTTTCCCGCAGGCTGGATACCCGGCGGGTGGTGCGGGCCATGCCCAACCTGGCGGCGGTGATCGGGGAGAGTTCCACCGCCCTCACCGCCTTAAGGGAGGCCCGGGAGGCCGGGGACCTGGACTTCGCCCGCACCCTTTTCGCCACCGTGGGGGATGTGTACGAGATCCCCGAACACCTCTTTGACCCCTTCACCGCCATGTCCGCTTCTGCCCCCGCCTATTTGGCGGTGGTGGCGGAGGCTTTGGCCGATGCTGGGGTGAAGATGGGTATGCCCCGGGCCCTGGCCCTGCGCCTGGCGGCGGAGGCCCTGGCGGCCACGGGGGAGCTTTTGAAAAGCCGTCATCCCGCCCAGCTCAAGGACGAGGTGGCAAGCCCCGGGGGAACCACCATCCACGGCCTTCATGCCCTCGAGGCCCGTTCCTTAAGAGCCGCCTTCTACGAGGCGGTGGAGGCCGCCACCCGGCGCGGGCACGAGCTGGGAGAGGCGGAGTAA